The Scylla paramamosain isolate STU-SP2022 chromosome 39, ASM3559412v1, whole genome shotgun sequence genome includes a window with the following:
- the LOC135092355 gene encoding solute carrier family 22 member 6-like: MSLVSVPAELKVFFSLSGKMTITASLQLVWVFTGELFSTKHRTRIVGEASMVGRVGTLMVPYINDLLGRVYPWAPGAMLSVAVIIAAGLVFLLPETANRKLTQNENEEFMEPETSNLRPTQNEYEKVTEEEISLSVI; the protein is encoded by the exons ATGTCTCTGGTGTCAGTTCCTGCCGAGTTGAAGGTGTTCTTCTCCCTGAGCGGAAAGATGACCATCACAGCGAGCCTGCAATTAGTGTGGGTGTTTACCGGCGAGCTCTTCTCCACCAAGCACAGGACGCGTATTGTTGGGGAGGCCAGCATGGTTGGGAGGGTTGGCACCCTGATGGTTCCTTACATCAACGACCTTCTG GGCCGTGTGTACCCGTGGGCGCCCGGTGCAATGCTGAGCGTGGCAGTGATCATCGCCGCAGGATTGGTTTTTCTTCTGCCGGAGACTGCCAACCGTAAACTCACTcagaatgaaaatgaggaattCATGGAGCCGGAAACTTCCAACCTTAGACCCACTCAGAATGAATATGAGAAAGTAACGGAAGAGGAGATCAGCCTGTCTGTCATCTGA
- the LOC135092294 gene encoding beta-alanine transporter-like has product MRNIMQKEGNPVKEESGGALTAGFCHYIRTAWKYSILVFTTRGVRLRALVLYYIWVVTTAPYYSLSHFSSIINTNEYVYSFLSAAVEVPAYLGLWPAITYLGRRVTLAMLLLLTGTCVSVVTLFLILQDEVM; this is encoded by the exons GAAGGAAACccagtaaaggaagaaagtggaggTGCACTCACTGCAGGTTTCTGTCACTACATCAGGACAGCATGGAAGTACTCCATACTGGTGTTCACAACCCGAGGAGTGAGGTTGAGGGCTCTGGTCCTGTACTACATTTGGGTTGTCACTACTGCTCCTTACTATTCACTCAGCCACTTCTCCAGCATCATTAA TACAAACGAATATGTGTACAGCTTCCTGTCTGCGGCTGTGGAGGTGCCTGCCTACCTTGGTCTGTGGCCTGCCATCACCTACCTTGGCAGAAGAGTGACTCTCGCAATGCTTTTACTGCTCACTGGAACTTGCGTCTCTGTTGTGACACTTTTCTTGATACTCCAGGATGAAG TTATGTAG